Proteins from a genomic interval of Stenotrophomonas sp. WZN-1:
- the dbpA gene encoding ATP-dependent RNA helicase DbpA — translation MTDFSTLPLSPALQPGLDALGYTTLTPVQAQSLPAILDGRDVIAQAPTGSGKTAAFGLGLLQAIDPSLIRVQALVLCPTRELADQVGKQIRKLATGIPNLKLLLLVGGVPLGPQLASLEGHDPHVVVGTPGRVQELARKRALNLGAVRALVLDEADRMLDMGFEEPIREIAGRTHRDRQSLLFSATFPDSIRAMARDLLRDAVEVTVEGADQAPAIRHMFCEVEPAHRQKALAGLLLKYTPESAVVFCNTRKDVDEVANSLQQFGFSALALHGDMEQRDREEVLLLLANRSCNVLVASDVAARGLDVEELAAVINYELPTDVESYQHRVGRTGRAGASGLAISLVAGREKTRAEAIEAQMGQPLDWQKTPLATSRPAELPQAAMRTLRIDGGKTDKLRPGDILGALTGDAGLSSKYIGKIAIFPTRSYVAIAREQANKAVARLEAGKIKGRRFRVRMM, via the coding sequence ATGACTGACTTCTCGACCCTGCCGCTGAGCCCGGCCCTGCAGCCCGGCCTGGATGCCCTCGGCTACACCACCCTTACCCCCGTGCAGGCGCAGAGCCTGCCGGCCATCCTCGATGGCCGCGATGTGATCGCACAGGCACCGACCGGCAGCGGCAAGACCGCCGCCTTCGGCCTGGGCCTGCTGCAGGCCATCGACCCCAGCCTGATCCGCGTGCAGGCGCTGGTGCTGTGCCCGACCCGCGAACTGGCCGACCAGGTCGGCAAGCAGATCCGCAAGCTGGCCACTGGCATTCCCAACCTGAAGCTGCTGCTGCTGGTTGGCGGCGTGCCGCTGGGACCGCAGCTGGCATCGCTGGAAGGCCACGATCCGCATGTGGTGGTCGGCACGCCCGGCCGCGTGCAGGAGCTGGCACGCAAGCGTGCGCTGAACCTGGGCGCGGTGCGCGCGCTGGTGCTGGATGAGGCCGACCGCATGCTCGACATGGGCTTCGAAGAGCCGATCCGCGAGATCGCCGGCCGCACCCACAGGGACCGGCAGAGCCTGCTGTTCTCCGCCACCTTCCCCGACAGCATCCGCGCCATGGCGCGTGACCTGCTGCGCGACGCAGTGGAAGTGACCGTGGAAGGCGCCGACCAGGCCCCGGCCATCCGCCACATGTTCTGCGAGGTGGAGCCGGCGCATCGCCAGAAGGCGCTTGCCGGCCTGCTGCTGAAGTACACGCCGGAATCGGCGGTGGTGTTCTGCAACACCCGCAAGGACGTGGACGAAGTGGCCAACTCGCTGCAGCAGTTCGGCTTCTCCGCACTGGCCCTGCACGGTGACATGGAACAGCGCGACCGCGAGGAAGTGCTGTTGCTGCTGGCCAACCGCAGCTGCAACGTGCTGGTGGCCAGCGACGTGGCCGCACGCGGCCTGGACGTGGAAGAACTGGCGGCGGTGATCAACTACGAACTGCCGACCGACGTGGAGAGCTACCAGCACCGCGTCGGCCGTACCGGTCGTGCCGGTGCCAGTGGCCTGGCGATCAGCCTGGTGGCCGGCCGCGAGAAGACCCGCGCCGAAGCCATTGAAGCGCAGATGGGGCAGCCACTGGACTGGCAGAAGACGCCGCTGGCGACCTCGCGCCCGGCCGAGCTGCCGCAGGCGGCGATGCGCACCCTGCGGATCGACGGCGGCAAGACCGACAAGCTGCGCCCGGGCGACATCCTCGGCGCACTGACCGGCGACGCCGGGCTGTCGAGCAAGTACATCGGCAAGATCGCGATCTTCCCGACCCGCTCCTATGTGGCGATCGCGCGTGAGCAGGCCAACAAGGCCGTAGCCAGGCTGGAAGCCGGCAAGATCAAGGGCCGTCGTTTCCGCGTACGGATGATGTGA
- a CDS encoding YeiH family protein — translation MNAPALSPWSLPALRQRWQPRLPGLLLVGLIAAASLYLAELPWLQAHGLSALTVAIVAGIVVGNTFYPRLAPSSAAGVGFSKHWLLRAGIVLYGLRLTFQDIGHVGVTGVLMDVLVVASTFGLACWLGVRVFKMEREAAMLIGAGSAICGAAAVMAAEPVVRGRAAQVTVAVSTVVVFGTLAMFLYPALYALVQSHGWLAMDAQQYGLFTGATVHEVAQVVAAGRAVNEAAADTAVITKMVRVMLLAPFLVALSLWLARGGRASADGSKARIVVPWFAFGFVAVAGFNSLHLLPAGLQAGLVQLDTVLLAMAMAALGLTTHVSALRQAGLKPLLLALILFAWLLFGGLAIHQGVLAVLG, via the coding sequence ATGAACGCCCCCGCTCTCTCCCCCTGGTCCCTGCCCGCCCTGCGCCAACGCTGGCAGCCGCGCCTGCCCGGCCTTCTCCTGGTGGGCCTGATCGCGGCGGCGTCGCTGTACCTGGCCGAGCTGCCCTGGCTTCAGGCGCACGGCCTGAGCGCGCTGACCGTGGCTATCGTCGCCGGCATCGTGGTCGGCAATACGTTCTACCCACGGCTGGCACCAAGCAGCGCGGCCGGTGTTGGCTTCTCCAAGCACTGGCTGCTGCGCGCCGGCATCGTGCTGTATGGCCTGCGCCTGACCTTCCAGGACATCGGCCATGTCGGCGTCACCGGCGTACTGATGGACGTGCTGGTGGTCGCCAGCACCTTCGGGCTGGCCTGCTGGCTGGGCGTGCGCGTGTTCAAGATGGAGCGCGAAGCGGCCATGCTGATCGGCGCGGGCAGTGCGATCTGCGGCGCGGCGGCGGTGATGGCCGCCGAACCAGTGGTGCGCGGCCGTGCTGCGCAGGTCACGGTGGCGGTGTCGACGGTGGTGGTGTTCGGCACGTTGGCGATGTTCCTGTATCCCGCCCTGTATGCGCTGGTGCAGTCGCACGGCTGGCTGGCGATGGACGCGCAGCAGTACGGCCTGTTCACCGGTGCGACGGTGCATGAAGTGGCACAGGTGGTGGCGGCCGGCCGCGCGGTCAACGAAGCGGCGGCTGATACGGCAGTGATCACCAAGATGGTGCGGGTGATGCTGCTGGCGCCGTTCCTGGTTGCGCTGTCGCTGTGGCTGGCGCGTGGCGGCAGGGCCAGCGCCGACGGCAGCAAGGCGCGCATCGTGGTGCCTTGGTTTGCGTTCGGTTTCGTGGCGGTGGCCGGGTTCAACTCGCTGCATCTGCTGCCAGCCGGCCTGCAGGCCGGACTGGTGCAGCTGGATACCGTGCTGCTGGCGATGGCGATGGCCGCGCTGGGCCTGACCACCCACGTCTCGGCGCTGCGCCAGGCCGGGCTGAAGCCACTGCTGCTGGCGCTGATCCTGTTTGCCTGGCTGCTGTTCGGTGGGCTGGCGATCCACCAGGGCGTGCTGGCGGTGCTGGGCTGA
- a CDS encoding LysR family transcriptional regulator — translation MRLTLRQLQVFVAIADHGSTTAAGQAIALSQSASSAALQELEAHFGTPLFDRIGRRLALNGHGRALLEPARTLLVNAADLERQLAAGGDPSQGAPLRLVLAASTTIGNYLLPPRIADLLRQAPQAEVDLRIDNSAGVVAAVQRLDVDAGLIEGPCHERGLQVTAWQQDPLVIVAAADAPARWSLDELRRARWLLREPGSGTREAVEQALLPHLRGFAQTLQLGNTEAIKQAAIAGLGLACLSRHALEEPLALGRLRVLETPLPALQRTLWLVRHPGKQWLPGLQALLGEVG, via the coding sequence ATGCGCCTGACCTTGCGCCAGCTGCAGGTCTTCGTCGCCATCGCCGACCACGGAAGCACCACTGCCGCCGGCCAGGCCATCGCCCTCTCGCAGTCGGCCAGCAGCGCCGCCCTGCAGGAGCTGGAGGCGCACTTCGGCACCCCGCTGTTCGACCGCATCGGCCGTCGCCTGGCCCTGAACGGGCACGGCCGCGCGCTGCTGGAGCCGGCGCGCACGTTGCTGGTCAACGCCGCCGACCTGGAGCGGCAGCTGGCCGCTGGCGGCGACCCGTCGCAGGGTGCACCGCTGCGGCTGGTGCTGGCGGCCAGTACCACCATCGGCAACTACCTGTTGCCACCGCGCATCGCCGATCTGCTGCGGCAGGCGCCGCAGGCCGAAGTCGACCTGCGCATCGACAACAGTGCCGGCGTGGTTGCCGCGGTGCAGCGCCTGGACGTCGACGCCGGCCTGATCGAAGGCCCGTGCCACGAGCGTGGCCTGCAGGTCACCGCCTGGCAGCAGGACCCGCTGGTGATCGTGGCTGCCGCCGATGCGCCCGCGCGCTGGTCGCTGGACGAACTACGCCGCGCTCGCTGGCTGCTGCGCGAACCGGGCTCCGGCACCCGCGAAGCGGTCGAACAGGCGCTGTTGCCGCATCTGCGCGGCTTCGCCCAGACCCTGCAGCTGGGCAATACCGAAGCGATCAAGCAGGCCGCAATCGCCGGTCTCGGCCTGGCCTGTCTTTCGCGCCACGCACTGGAAGAGCCGCTGGCCCTGGGACGCCTGCGCGTGCTGGAGACCCCGCTGCCCGCCCTGCAGCGCACCCTGTGGCTGGTGCGCCACCCCGGCAAGCAATGGCTGCCGGGGTTGCAGGCGTTGTTGGGGGAGGTGGGGTAA
- a CDS encoding ATP-binding cassette domain-containing protein, with translation MPLITLQNVDFSVGGPLLLEKAELSIEPGERIALIGRNGAGKSTLLKLLSGDHKPDDGEVRVQQGVRVTRLEQEVPHGAAGSVFDVVADGLGELGQWLAEFHHLSHAEVFDGEALGNVQAKIDAANGWGLDQRVSETLTKLDLDGEAEFGRLSGGMKRRVLLARALVSSPDVLLLDEPTNHLDIEAIDWLEAFLKGWSGSVVFVTHDRRFLRALATRIVEIDRGQVTSWPGDWANYERRREERLNAQAQENARFDKLLAQEEVWIRQGIKARRTRDEGRVRRLKAMRTERSQRRDLSGNVKMEAAQGVSSGKKVIDVKDISFAFGERTMVRDFTTTILRGDRIGLIGPNGSGKTTLLKLLLGELQPAKGEVNAGTNLQIAYFDQYRAVLREDWSAIENVAEGRDFLEFNGKRKHVHAYLQDFMFTPERARAPITRLSGGERNRLLLAKLFAQPSNLLVMDEPTNDLDVETLELLEELLGEYTGTLLLVSHDRDFIDNVVTSTLVMEGDGVIGEYVGGYSDWQRYAASVAAPAAAPAAKPAAAAPAAAATPAAPKRKLAYREARELEQLPKTIEKLEGDVEGLTAAMNDPSFYTRSSAEVTAHTQQLAKVQAELDAAYARWEELEG, from the coding sequence ATGCCTCTGATTACTCTGCAGAACGTCGACTTCAGCGTCGGCGGCCCGTTGTTGCTGGAAAAGGCCGAACTGTCGATCGAGCCGGGCGAACGCATCGCCCTGATCGGCCGCAACGGCGCCGGCAAATCCACCCTGCTCAAGCTGTTGTCCGGCGACCACAAGCCCGATGACGGTGAAGTCCGCGTGCAGCAGGGCGTGCGCGTCACCCGCCTGGAGCAGGAAGTGCCGCATGGCGCCGCCGGCTCGGTGTTCGACGTCGTCGCCGATGGCCTTGGCGAGCTGGGCCAGTGGCTGGCCGAGTTCCATCACCTCAGCCATGCCGAGGTCTTCGATGGCGAAGCCCTCGGCAACGTGCAGGCCAAGATCGACGCCGCCAACGGCTGGGGCCTGGACCAGCGCGTCAGCGAAACCCTGACCAAGCTCGACCTCGACGGCGAGGCCGAATTCGGCCGCCTGTCCGGCGGCATGAAGCGCCGTGTGCTGCTGGCCCGTGCGCTGGTGTCCAGTCCCGACGTGCTGCTGCTGGACGAACCGACCAACCACCTGGACATCGAAGCCATCGACTGGCTGGAAGCGTTCCTGAAGGGCTGGAGCGGCAGCGTGGTGTTCGTCACCCATGACCGCCGCTTCCTTCGTGCGCTGGCCACCCGCATCGTCGAGATCGACCGCGGCCAGGTCACCAGCTGGCCGGGCGACTGGGCCAACTACGAGCGCCGCCGCGAGGAACGCCTCAATGCGCAGGCGCAGGAAAATGCCCGCTTCGACAAGCTGCTGGCGCAGGAAGAAGTCTGGATCCGCCAGGGCATCAAGGCGCGCCGTACCCGCGACGAAGGTCGCGTGCGCCGCCTCAAGGCGATGCGCACCGAACGTTCGCAGCGCCGCGACCTCAGCGGCAACGTCAAGATGGAAGCCGCGCAGGGCGTCAGCTCCGGCAAGAAGGTCATCGACGTCAAGGACATTTCGTTCGCCTTCGGCGAGCGCACCATGGTCCGCGATTTCACCACCACCATCCTGCGTGGCGACCGCATCGGCCTGATCGGTCCCAACGGCAGCGGCAAGACCACGCTGCTGAAGCTGCTGCTGGGCGAACTGCAGCCGGCCAAGGGTGAGGTCAATGCGGGCACCAACCTGCAGATCGCGTATTTCGACCAGTACCGTGCGGTACTGCGCGAAGACTGGAGCGCGATCGAGAACGTCGCCGAAGGCCGTGATTTCCTCGAGTTCAACGGCAAGCGCAAGCACGTGCATGCCTATCTGCAGGATTTCATGTTCACCCCCGAGCGCGCGCGTGCGCCGATCACCCGCCTGTCCGGTGGCGAGCGCAACCGCCTGCTGCTGGCGAAGCTGTTCGCGCAGCCGTCCAACCTGCTGGTGATGGACGAACCGACCAACGACCTGGACGTGGAAACCCTGGAGTTGCTGGAAGAGCTGCTGGGCGAGTACACCGGCACGCTGCTGCTGGTCAGCCACGACCGTGACTTCATCGACAACGTGGTGACGTCCACGCTGGTGATGGAAGGCGACGGCGTGATCGGTGAGTACGTCGGTGGCTACAGCGACTGGCAGCGCTATGCGGCCAGCGTGGCTGCGCCTGCCGCGGCCCCGGCAGCCAAGCCGGCGGCCGCTGCACCGGCTGCGGCTGCGACTCCCGCAGCCCCCAAGCGCAAGCTGGCCTACAGGGAAGCGCGCGAGCTGGAGCAGCTGCCGAAAACCATCGAGAAGCTCGAGGGCGACGTCGAAGGGCTGACCGCGGCGATGAACGACCCGTCGTTCTATACCCGCAGCAGTGCCGAAGTGACCGCGCATACCCAGCAGCTGGCCAAAGTGCAGGCCGAGCTGGATGCGGCTTACGCGCGCTGGGAAGAGCTTGAAGGCTGA
- a CDS encoding cytochrome c, with protein MSKAAHPMRHAIALSVALLLAACSQSQVENSEKSAADPGHASGEHGSSSSAGLPAGREAAGEARAKVKGKATNQSCIDCHGADGNAPIDPTYPKLGGQYGDYLAHALQAYRAGDRQHALMTPQAKDLSDQDIADLAAYFGSRPSQLRDLHGVK; from the coding sequence ATGTCGAAAGCCGCGCATCCGATGCGTCACGCCATCGCCCTGTCCGTTGCCCTGCTGCTGGCGGCCTGTTCACAGTCGCAGGTGGAAAACAGCGAGAAATCCGCCGCCGACCCGGGCCATGCCAGCGGCGAACACGGTTCTTCGTCCTCCGCTGGCCTGCCGGCAGGCCGCGAGGCCGCCGGTGAAGCCCGCGCCAAGGTGAAGGGCAAGGCCACCAACCAGAGCTGCATCGACTGCCACGGGGCCGACGGCAATGCGCCGATCGACCCGACCTATCCGAAACTGGGTGGGCAGTACGGCGATTATCTGGCGCATGCGCTGCAGGCCTACCGCGCCGGTGACCGCCAGCACGCGCTGATGACGCCGCAGGCAAAGGACCTGAGTGATCAGGACATTGCCGATCTGGCGGCGTACTTCGGCAGCCGGCCGAGCCAGCTGCGGGACCTGCACGGGGTGAAGTAG
- a CDS encoding c-type cytochrome: MRPQPLAACLALAVLLPLGAAAQPAPAPATPAPAPAPAAAPAPAAPTGNFDNGRVLAYTCQGCHGITGYKNAYPSYRVPKIGGQTQQYLAQALTEYRQGKRRHPTMQAQSMSFSEQEIADLSVYLSTVK; encoded by the coding sequence ATGCGCCCGCAGCCGCTCGCCGCTTGTCTCGCTCTGGCCGTCCTCCTGCCCCTTGGGGCCGCCGCACAGCCCGCTCCTGCTCCTGCCACACCCGCCCCGGCCCCGGCTCCCGCCGCTGCGCCGGCGCCCGCCGCACCCACCGGCAACTTCGACAATGGCCGCGTGCTGGCCTACACCTGCCAGGGCTGCCACGGGATCACCGGCTACAAGAACGCCTACCCCAGTTACCGGGTGCCGAAGATCGGCGGCCAGACCCAGCAATACCTGGCCCAGGCCCTGACCGAGTACCGCCAGGGCAAGCGCCGGCATCCGACGATGCAGGCGCAGTCGATGAGTTTCAGCGAACAGGAGATCGCCGATCTCTCTGTTTACCTGTCCACCGTCAAGTAA
- a CDS encoding MexH family multidrug efflux RND transporter periplasmic adaptor subunit, which yields MSHPTFLSGRRSGICAAALLISTSLLLGGCAAGPNSEAKAAETKEEKKVDAVPVEVAVASHRAVAASYTGTAALEPRAESQVVAKTSGVALAVLVEEGQRVTAGQPLVRLDPDRARLAVAQSEAQMRKLENNYQRAQKLVGQQMVSAADVDQLRYDLENVRAQYRLATLELSYTTVVAPISGVIASRSIKTGNFVQINTPIFRIVDNSRLEATLNVPERELATLRAGQPVTLAADALPGQSFTGTVDRIAPVVDSGSGTFRVVSAFDGAAHALQPGMFGRIRIDYDQRADALVVPRLALLDDGEPAVFRVREGKVARVPVKLGYAEGPWVEIRDGLAAGDQVVTAGKVALRDGTTVQVIADPKAKTVAAAAKPADKAGSKQ from the coding sequence ATGTCGCACCCAACCTTCCTGTCCGGCCGTCGCAGCGGAATCTGCGCTGCCGCACTGCTGATCTCCACCTCCCTGCTGCTGGGCGGTTGCGCCGCAGGGCCCAATTCCGAAGCGAAGGCTGCCGAGACCAAGGAGGAGAAGAAGGTCGACGCCGTCCCCGTCGAAGTCGCGGTGGCCAGCCATCGCGCTGTCGCGGCGAGCTACACCGGTACCGCCGCGCTGGAGCCACGCGCCGAGTCGCAGGTGGTCGCCAAGACCTCCGGCGTAGCCCTGGCGGTGCTGGTCGAGGAAGGGCAGCGGGTCACCGCCGGCCAACCGCTGGTGCGGCTGGACCCGGATCGCGCACGCCTGGCCGTTGCGCAGAGCGAAGCGCAGATGCGCAAGCTGGAAAACAACTACCAGCGCGCACAGAAGCTGGTCGGCCAGCAGATGGTCAGCGCCGCCGATGTCGACCAGCTGCGCTACGACCTGGAAAACGTCCGCGCGCAGTACCGCCTGGCCACGCTGGAGCTGTCCTACACCACGGTGGTGGCACCGATCTCCGGCGTGATCGCCTCGCGCTCGATCAAGACCGGCAACTTCGTGCAGATCAACACGCCGATCTTCCGCATCGTCGACAACTCGCGGCTGGAAGCCACCCTCAACGTGCCCGAGCGCGAGCTGGCCACCCTGCGCGCCGGCCAGCCGGTGACGCTGGCGGCGGACGCGCTGCCGGGGCAGAGCTTCACCGGCACCGTCGATCGCATCGCGCCGGTGGTGGATTCGGGCAGCGGCACGTTTCGCGTGGTCAGCGCCTTCGACGGCGCCGCACACGCGCTGCAGCCCGGCATGTTCGGTCGCATCCGCATCGACTACGACCAGCGTGCCGATGCGCTGGTCGTACCGCGCCTGGCGTTGCTCGACGACGGTGAGCCGGCGGTGTTCCGCGTGCGCGAAGGCAAGGTCGCACGCGTTCCGGTCAAGCTGGGTTACGCCGAGGGCCCGTGGGTGGAGATCCGTGATGGCCTGGCGGCCGGTGATCAGGTGGTCACCGCCGGCAAGGTCGCCCTGCGCGACGGCACCACGGTGCAGGTGATTGCCGACCCGAAGGCGAAGACGGTCGCAGCGGCCGCCAAGCCGGCAGACAAGGCCGGGAGCAAGCAATGA
- a CDS encoding efflux RND transporter permease subunit translates to MSVAEFSIRRPVTTIMCFVSLVVIGLIASFRLPLEALPDISAPFLFVQIPYTGSTPEEVERTIIRPVEESLATMTGIKRMRSSATSEAALIYIEFSDWDRDIAIAASDARERIDAIRSDLPDDLQRYNVFKWSSSDQPVLKVRLASTTDLTTAYDMLDREFKRRIERIPGVARVDITGAPPNEVEIAIDPNRLNAHGLSINELSERLRTLNFSISAGQIDDNGQRVRVQPVGEITDLQEMRDLVINAKGLRLGDIADVRLKPARMNYGRRLDGNPAVGLDIFKERSANLVDVSRAALAEVESIRAQPSMRDVQIKVIDNQGKAVTSSLLELAEAGAVGLILSVTVLFFFLRHWPSTLMVTLAIPICFTITLGFMYFVGVTLNILTMMGLLLAVGMLVDNAVVVVESIYQERERMPGQPRLASIIGTRNVAIALSAGTLCHCIVFVPNLFGETNNISIFMAQIAITISVSLLASWLVAVSLIPMLSARMATPKLVHSQTGLIARLQRRYAQLLDWSLHHRGWSLLGILLVVLVSLVPMKLTKIDMFGGEGGKDIFIGYMWKGAYTYRQMSEEVARVENWIDQNRERLHVKQVYSWYSEQEGSSTVVTLDEKYAKDIKALQEELRKGLPKSARTDYFVGNQGGDGGGGSNQGVQVQLVGDSSSMLQEIGQEVVPLLAQRAELRDVRIDNGEKGGELKVRVDRERAAAFGFNAEQVASFVGLALRGAPMREFRRGDNEVPVWVRFAGAEQSSPEDLAGFSVRTGDGRSVPLLSLVSVDVGSSATQIGRTNRQTTLTIKANLAEKVTAPDGRKAIEAVLKPMNFPAGYGFTFDGGDYGNDDEAMQQMVFNLLIALVMIYVVMAAVFESLLFPAAIMSGVLFSIFGVFWLFWITGTSFGIMSFIGILVLMGVVVNNGIVMIEHINNLRRSGMGRTQALVEGSRERLRPIMMTMGTAILAMVPISLTDTQMFGNGPEYSPMARAIAGGLAFSTVVSLLFLPTIYAVLDDLRTAVTRLIRRARGLEMVEPGAARL, encoded by the coding sequence ATGAGTGTTGCCGAGTTCTCCATCCGCCGCCCGGTCACCACCATCATGTGCTTTGTGTCGCTGGTGGTGATCGGCCTGATCGCTTCGTTCCGGCTGCCGCTGGAGGCGCTGCCGGACATCTCCGCGCCGTTCCTGTTCGTGCAGATTCCGTACACCGGCTCGACCCCGGAAGAAGTGGAACGCACCATCATCCGCCCGGTCGAGGAATCGCTGGCGACGATGACCGGCATCAAGCGCATGCGCTCGTCGGCCACCTCCGAGGCGGCGCTGATCTACATCGAGTTCAGCGACTGGGACCGCGACATTGCGATTGCCGCGTCCGATGCGCGCGAGCGTATCGACGCGATCCGCAGCGACCTGCCCGACGACCTGCAACGCTACAACGTGTTCAAGTGGTCCAGCAGTGACCAGCCCGTGCTGAAGGTTCGCCTGGCCAGCACCACCGACCTGACCACCGCCTATGACATGCTCGACCGTGAGTTCAAGCGGCGCATCGAGCGCATCCCGGGTGTGGCAAGGGTCGACATCACCGGTGCGCCGCCGAACGAGGTCGAGATCGCCATCGATCCGAACCGGCTCAACGCGCATGGGTTGAGCATCAACGAGCTGAGCGAGCGCCTGCGCACGCTGAATTTCTCGATCTCGGCCGGGCAGATCGACGACAACGGCCAGCGCGTGCGCGTGCAGCCGGTGGGCGAGATCACCGACCTGCAGGAGATGCGCGACCTGGTGATCAACGCCAAGGGCCTGCGCCTGGGCGATATCGCCGATGTCCGCCTGAAGCCGGCGCGGATGAACTACGGGCGCCGCCTGGACGGCAACCCGGCGGTGGGCCTGGATATCTTCAAGGAGCGCAGTGCCAATCTGGTGGACGTTTCGCGTGCGGCGCTGGCCGAGGTCGAATCGATCCGCGCGCAGCCATCGATGCGCGACGTGCAGATCAAGGTGATCGACAACCAGGGCAAGGCGGTGACGTCCTCACTTCTGGAGCTGGCCGAGGCCGGTGCGGTTGGCCTGATCCTGTCGGTGACGGTGCTGTTCTTCTTCCTGCGCCATTGGCCGTCGACGCTGATGGTGACGCTGGCCATTCCGATCTGCTTCACCATCACCCTCGGCTTCATGTACTTCGTTGGGGTGACACTGAACATCCTGACCATGATGGGCCTGCTGCTGGCGGTGGGCATGCTGGTCGACAATGCCGTGGTGGTGGTGGAAAGCATCTACCAGGAGCGCGAGCGCATGCCGGGGCAGCCACGGCTGGCCTCGATCATCGGCACCCGCAACGTGGCCATTGCGCTCAGCGCCGGTACGCTGTGCCACTGCATCGTGTTCGTGCCGAACCTGTTTGGCGAGACCAACAACATCAGCATCTTCATGGCGCAGATCGCGATCACCATCTCGGTCTCGCTGCTGGCCTCGTGGCTGGTCGCGGTCAGCCTGATCCCGATGCTGTCCGCACGCATGGCCACGCCCAAGCTGGTGCACTCGCAGACAGGCCTGATTGCGCGCCTGCAGCGCCGCTATGCGCAGCTGCTGGACTGGTCGCTGCATCACCGCGGATGGAGCCTGCTCGGCATCCTGCTGGTGGTGCTGGTCAGCCTGGTACCGATGAAGCTGACCAAGATCGACATGTTCGGTGGTGAGGGCGGCAAGGACATCTTCATCGGCTACATGTGGAAGGGCGCCTACACCTACCGGCAGATGTCCGAGGAAGTGGCGCGGGTGGAGAACTGGATCGACCAGAACCGCGAACGCCTGCACGTGAAGCAGGTGTACTCCTGGTACAGCGAGCAGGAAGGCAGCTCCACGGTGGTCACCCTGGACGAAAAATACGCCAAGGACATCAAGGCGCTGCAGGAAGAGCTGCGCAAGGGCCTGCCGAAGTCGGCCCGCACCGACTACTTCGTCGGCAACCAGGGCGGCGATGGCGGTGGCGGCAGCAACCAGGGTGTGCAGGTGCAGCTGGTGGGAGATTCCAGCTCGATGCTGCAGGAGATCGGCCAGGAAGTGGTGCCGTTGCTGGCGCAGCGTGCCGAACTGCGTGACGTGCGCATCGACAACGGAGAGAAGGGCGGCGAGCTGAAGGTGCGTGTTGACCGCGAGCGTGCCGCAGCGTTCGGTTTCAATGCCGAGCAGGTGGCCAGTTTCGTCGGGCTGGCGCTGCGCGGTGCACCGATGCGCGAGTTCCGCCGCGGTGACAATGAAGTGCCGGTATGGGTGCGCTTCGCTGGCGCCGAGCAGAGCAGCCCGGAAGACCTCGCCGGTTTCAGCGTGCGCACCGGCGATGGCCGCAGCGTACCGCTGCTGAGCCTGGTCAGCGTGGACGTCGGTTCGTCGGCCACCCAGATCGGCCGCACCAACCGCCAGACCACCTTGACCATCAAGGCCAACCTGGCCGAGAAGGTCACCGCACCGGACGGGCGCAAGGCGATTGAAGCCGTGCTCAAGCCGATGAACTTCCCGGCCGGCTATGGTTTCACCTTCGACGGTGGCGACTACGGCAACGATGATGAGGCCATGCAGCAGATGGTGTTCAACCTGCTGATCGCGCTGGTGATGATCTACGTGGTGATGGCGGCGGTGTTCGAGTCGCTGCTGTTCCCGGCGGCGATCATGAGCGGCGTGCTGTTCTCGATCTTCGGCGTGTTCTGGCTGTTCTGGATCACCGGCACCTCGTTCGGGATCATGTCCTTCATTGGCATCCTGGTGCTGATGGGCGTGGTGGTGAACAACGGCATCGTGATGATCGAGCACATCAACAACCTGCGGCGCAGTGGCATGGGCCGCACCCAGGCGCTGGTGGAAGGCTCACGCGAACGCCTGCGCCCGATCATGATGACCATGGGCACGGCGATCCTGGCGATGGTGCCGATCTCGCTGACCGACACGCAGATGTTCGGCAATGGCCCGGAGTATTCGCCGATGGCGCGCGCAATCGCGGGTGGCCTGGCGTTCTCGACGGTGGTCAGCCTGCTGTTCCTGCCGACGATCTACGCGGTGCTCGATGACCTGCGCACCGCCGTAACTCGGCTGATCCGCCGTGCGCGCGGCCTGGAGATGGTAGAGCCGGGCGCTGCCCGGCTGTAA